One window from the genome of Nomascus leucogenys isolate Asia chromosome 12, Asia_NLE_v1, whole genome shotgun sequence encodes:
- the ENSA gene encoding alpha-endosulfine isoform X2, with the protein MSQKQEEENPAEETGEEKQDTQEKEGILPERAEEAKLKAKYPSLGQKPGGSDFLMKRLQKGQKYFDSGDYNMAKAKMKNKQLPSAGPDKNLVTGDHIPTPQDLPQRKSSLVTSKLAGGQVE; encoded by the exons ATGTCCCAGAAGCAAGAAGAAGAGAACCCTGCGGAGGAGACCGGCGAGGAGAAGCAG GACACGCAGGAGAAAGAAGGTATTCTCCCCGAGAGAGCTGAAGAGGCAAAGCTAAAGGCCAAATACCCAAGCCTAGGACAAAAGCCTGGAGGCTCCGACTTCCTCATGAAGAGACTCCAGAAAGGG CAAAAGTACTTTGACTCAGGAGACTACAACATGGCCAAAGCCAAGATGAAGAATAAGCAGCTGCCAAGTGCAGGACCAGACAAGAACCTGGTGACTGGTGATCACATCCCCACCCCACAGGATCTGCCCCAGAGAAAGTCCTCGCTCGTCACCAGCAAGCTTGCGGG TGGCCAAGTTGAATGA
- the ENSA gene encoding alpha-endosulfine isoform X1, protein MDAGRVVGKTVNAKGMAGGLGCDVYYWFVEDTQEKEGILPERAEEAKLKAKYPSLGQKPGGSDFLMKRLQKGQKYFDSGDYNMAKAKMKNKQLPSAGPDKNLVTGDHIPTPQDLPQRKSSLVTSKLAGGQVE, encoded by the exons ATGGACGCGGGGCGGGTGGTTGGAAAGACGGTGAATGCAAAGGGGATGGCTGGTGGTCTTGGGTGTGATGTGTATTATTGGTTTGTAGAG GACACGCAGGAGAAAGAAGGTATTCTCCCCGAGAGAGCTGAAGAGGCAAAGCTAAAGGCCAAATACCCAAGCCTAGGACAAAAGCCTGGAGGCTCCGACTTCCTCATGAAGAGACTCCAGAAAGGG CAAAAGTACTTTGACTCAGGAGACTACAACATGGCCAAAGCCAAGATGAAGAATAAGCAGCTGCCAAGTGCAGGACCAGACAAGAACCTGGTGACTGGTGATCACATCCCCACCCCACAGGATCTGCCCCAGAGAAAGTCCTCGCTCGTCACCAGCAAGCTTGCGGG TGGCCAAGTTGAATGA